The nucleotide sequence CCATCTTTTTCTAGAATTGAATACGTTGAAGTCGGCGGGATTCCAATTGATCTTCAGCAGGAATATTATATAACCTCAAATGAATTTTTATTAATGGCATTGACACAAATGATTCCAACAATAAACATTATTGATTCTTCACTTTATGTTAATGATTCTGAGTTCCAGGTTCTTACTGAATATATTATTTCACAACAGACAATCTCTCCTATCACCAGAGGAAATATTGTAGCTGATATAAAAGAGATTGATGAAGGTGAAACACCAGGTCAATTCAGACTTGAACAGAACTATCCCAACCCATTCAATCCTTCAACTGTAATCGGTTATCAGTTACCGGTAAGCGGTTTTGTATCACTAATAGTTTACGATGTGCTTGGTAATGAAGTTGTCACATTAGTGAATGAATACAAACCCGCAGGAAGTTATGAAGTAGAGTTCAGTGGTCATTCTGACGAAGGTCAGAACCTGCCTGCCGGTAGGCAAGGTCTTTCAAGTGGTGTTTACTTTTATCAACTGAAAGCAGAAAACTTTATTGAGACAAAAAAAATGTTGATGCTTAAGTGACTAGTCGCTTAACATGCCTGTTGGCAGATAGGGCAGAAATCCCGCATCGCGTGGAGCTTACTCAAATAGTAAATCAACAAAGCCTCTCACAAGGGGGAGGCTTTTAATTCTTTGTTTAATACTCAGAATTGTGAACTTAAAAAATAACTGTAAATTAAAATAATAAATTATTTAAGACTTCTAATTGCGATGAATAACAATTATAAGCCAGCAGAATTTATTTTGCTGCTGATCATAAGTTTTAGTTCACAATCCTCAGCACAAACTGATACTACTGAACGAGCAGGTATTGAATTGTTCCCAATAATCAGCTACGATACCGATGCTGGATTTGGTTACGGTGCAAAAGCATTTTTCTACAATCAATTTAATACTCAGGAAAGTTTTGACATTATTCTTTTCAACAGTACTAAAGGTGAACAATGGTACAAATTCGTTTTCTCAACTCCTGATTTTGAAAACCGGCAAGGAACTAAATTCCCGTTTGCACTAGATATTACCCTCGAATACGATAAATGGAAAAATTACAGGTTGTACTATTATGGTTGGGATAATCAATCATCGGACTTTTTGAATCCGGCTGTTGAATTTAATGATCTGGCAGCAAGTGAATATTTAGAGTCAAAAATAATTTTAAACCATGCATTTCAATCCGATCTGACAGGTCTTCTGGCTTTTAAATTTAGTTCATTAAATATTTATGATATTAGGAGAGATGAGAATCTAACTACTCCGGATAAAGTTGACAATAAACTTCTGGACGATCCGTCTGTTAAGTTTATCTCTATTAATATTAATGGCAAATGGGATACACGAAATAGCTTCATCAATCCTTCAACTGGTCTCGTTCTCGAAATCGAACTTGAATACGCTCCTGATATACTTGATGACAACAGTTCTTTTTTCAGACAAGCATTTGTAGTTCGGTACTTCACAGAAATATTTTTTGAGAATTTGATACTTGCCAGCAGAGCAATGGAACAAATTTCAATCCCTGAAGCCGGCTCATCAGAATTTTTAGCAATACCTGTTGGAGGCGGCAATACTCTACGCGGTGTCCCAATGGATAAATTCAGATTTAAATCTCTATTACTTTTTAATAATGAATTAAGATACAAGATCTGGTGGCGTTTCGGTGCAATTGCCGGACTGGATATCGGTTATGGTTCGAATAAAGATTTGTATCCTGAGAACACAATTAAGTGGATAGTTAATCCTGTTGCAGGTCTCAGATTCTTTATGGATAATTTTATTGTAAGAGCAGATGTTGGTTATTATAATGGCGATATCGGCTTTTACCTGAACTTCGGACATATTTATTAATTTTTTGCAAACTGTTACTCACCTCTTGACAAATGCTTTTAAATGGACTATTTTATCCGATATACATCTATTCTCTAAGGAAAGGTTTTGATTGAACAAATCTTTACCTGCTCTCCTCTCAATGTTCTGCTCTCCTTAGACCTGGATGCAGTTCTTAATGATGAGTTCTGTGTTTATGTCAACCAATTGATTTTTTTGTTGGAGGCTGGTTACGATTGAATTAATTGCCGTTCACGGTTTTTTACAAATGACTGACAATTTTATGACAATTTGTAACGGTCAATAGTATATAATTGAACCAAAATGAAATCAGTTATGAAAAAAATTATTGAAATCACTCTTATCATTTCAATGGTGAACCTGCTCGGCTGTTATTATCAAGAGCAGATGACACCAGTCGCTTATGATTTTGATGAACATTCAGATATCCAGGTATCGACATCCGATACTACTTACAAATTAATGGGTGATGATTATCATTTTGCTAATGATACTCTGTTTGCTACTCTATCGACAAAAATTGACCGACAAACAACGCTTAAAACTAATATTAAAATTCCAGAAGAGAATATCAAAAGTAATGAGATTGAAAGAACCGATACCGGTATGACCATACTTCTTACAACGGGAATTTTGATTGGTGTACTTGGACATGCATTTGTTTTAGGCTTTGACATGCAATTAGATATAAAAGGTCCAGGTGAATCAAGTGGTAACTCTTTGTAACAAAATTACAATGCTACATCTATTAGAAGAGATGCAGGTGATAAAATGAAAATCAGTATAATAATTTCATTCTACATATTGTTGACAACCGTCCTTGCTTTTCCGCACACTCAGCAAGTCCATCAGTACATAGTTACTGAAGCTTATCAGCTTTTAGTTAATCAATGGGGCAGCATCATTCCTGAAATGAATAATCACATCGGCGGAATTGGCCCGGAGTTTTATGGTGATTATGCCTGGCAAAGACCTTTTATCAGTACAGGTGCCTGGCGTGAAGATCAGGAAGATCCAATATTTAATTATGATTTCTTTTTTGTTCAGGGAGTAAACATTGCATTAGTAAGTATAACTCACTTCTGGGATGCTGACGATGGTGATCTTAATAAAAATCTTTTTCCAATTGTATTGCCATTTCCACCCTACCCTTCCGTTAATATTGGTCCATACGAAAATGCTTATGATAAATTATTGAGATATTCAAATGGTGACTGGGTCTTATGGTTTCCTGATTCTATATGGTGTGTTAATAAGATGAATGGACATCAGCTTGTTATTATTCCAGACGTGGTCACGCCTCCGGCAAGATTCGGAATACCTTTAAAATATTTTTCAATAACCGAATTCTACAAATACCGTGAAATGAATTTGCTATCAGATCAGAATGGAGAATTTTTTGTGTTTGATCTTACCACACTTCAGTTCATTAATCCTGAAGAAGCACCAGAAATCATCGTGACAAATAACATCAGAGATAGAATTGCTTGGGAAGTTCTTGGAAGAATGTGTCATCTTTTAGCAGATCAAAGTGTTCCTGCACATACGCACAGAGATGAACATGGTCTCCTTGCAGATAGCTATGAAAACTGGATGGGTGGATCAAGCCAGCCTTACTTACAATGGAATTATACTAATGCAGGAAATTTTATAAACCCATATACAACTGATAATGATCCACTACATTATCTGATTTATACAATGCAGCAGCAATCTGATCATTTCGGTAGCAATGGCCCTGATGAAATTGGAAACGGAAACAATAATTTATTTGGAAACTCCAAACCACAGGAATTAGTTTTTCTTAATTCCTTAAACATTTCAAACTATGGTGAACCAACTTCCTGGAACGGACCCTGGAGTAATACAAATTTGGAGAACATTCGGGATAAAACTTTCCCTTATGCTATTCGTGCAACTGCAGGATTACTTTTTTGGTTTGCGAATGAGGTTGATCTTATTACAAACATTGAAGAAGCACAAGTAATTTTCCCAATTGATTTGATTCTTCATCAAAACTACCCCAACCCGTTTAATCCGAATACGGTGATCAGTTATCAGTTACCAGTAAGCAGTGATGTAACTTTAAAAATTTATGACGTACTTGGTAATGAAGTTGCCACGCTTGTTGATGACTACAAACTTGCAGGAAGTTATGAAGTTGAATTCAATGCTTCAACCTTACCGAGCGGAGTTTATTTCTATCAGTTAAGAACCAGAGGTCCTGAAATAAATTCAGGACAAGGAATAGTTGAAACTAAGAAGATGATTCTACTTAAATAATAATCGAACATACTCTTAAAAAGTGGAGGCAATATTTAATGAATAAAAATTACATTTCTATATTTTTTATTTTGTTTATTAGTTTATTCAGCAATCCTCAGTCGTTCGAATCGAGCTCCCGACAAACTTTGATCTCAACTCCAGTTATTTATGTTCCCGGTATTATGGGCTCAGCGCTTTATGATGATATTAATTATGACAATAAACTTATTGCAGATGAAAAAGCATGGTTCGGTCCTCAATTTTTTACACATAGTTTATGGCTTAAGTCAAATGGAATTGATCCTGATGGTAACTATAATATTAAAGTTGCCCCGTTACGGAATGACACTGCAAATACGTTAAGAGATGAATTGTTGAATGTACCTATGGATTTATTCAAAGGTTTTTTTGACAATATGGAAGCGAACGGATATTTGTTGGATGATTACGATGATATCCATAATGAAGGAGAAAATTTATTTTGTTTTACTTACGACTGGAGAAAAAATAATTTAACAAATGCCGAACTATTATCTTTCTTCATCGACAGTGTAAGGAACTGGACAGGAGCAAACCAGGTTAATCTTGTTGGTCATAGTATGGGAGGAATTGTTTCCAAAACCTGTATTAAGAACTTCGACAAATCAAGAATTAAAAATATGGTCTTTATTGCAACACCTCATTTAGGCGCTCCGGAAATGTTGACTGTAATGCTCAAGGGAAAACTTTTTGAATGGCTCAATTTTGTTAATGAAATAGAATGGCTTGCTGCAAGATCGTTAGCCAGAAATTTACCTTCATGTTATCAGCTTATTCCTTCTTCCGGTTACTTTGACCTCAGCTTAAATAATGGCTTCTCCTCAAATATTAATATTTATTCAGAATGTTTTCAGATACCAAATGGAAATTTTGTTGATTACTCCGGATTGCTCAGCTATCTATTATCATATCAGTCTTGTATAATAGAAGATTTGAACGATGGTCTTCTCAATAATTCTGAAGTATTCAAGCAATCAATAGATACATTAGATTTTGGGCAGGTTGAAGTAATTAACATTGTTGGTCATAACCAGTGGACAATAGGTAAAAACCGTGTGATTGATGGAGGTCCGCCATTATATTGCAAAACAATTGAATACTCCCGTAATCTGAATGGTGATTTTACAGTTCCGGTCAGAAGTGCTGAACTCATTAATGGACAAATATTTGAACACACTTACTATGTACCAAATATTCCCCATCACGAAATGCCCGGATCGCTGGAAACTCTTGAAATTCTTCAGGGAATATTTGCTAATCCACCAAACTACAACTTCCCGCAATATTCTGAACCACCAGTAAGCTATAAAGATATTATTGTTAATGTTGAGAACGATCCTGATTTTCATAAATCATTTTATCTCTCTCAAAACTACCCAAACCCATTTAACCCAAGCACAAAAATCAGTTGGCAGTCGCCAGTAGGCAGTTGGCAAACAATAAAAATTTACGACGTGCTTGGTAACGAAGTTGCAACATTAGTGAATGAATACAAACCTGCAGGAAGTTATGAAGTTGAATTCAATGCTTCACCGTTACCGAGTGGAGTTTATTTCTATCAATTGCTTGTCTCGGCTGGGCGAAGCCCAGACGTAAAAACTGAAAATTATATCGAGACGAAAAAGATGGTATTACTTAAATAATATTTTATTAAAAATTTATTTAGCGAGGTGTAAAATGAAATATATAATATATACCCTAATGTTAGTTTTGATGTTGATTTGTTCAATAGTCTATCCGCAAAAACCGGAGATGCTCAACAAACCAACTTCAACTGTTGGTGATCCGATACGGGCTTATCTGAACTTGAATAATATTTCTACAATTTTTAAGAATGATGGTATTTCGGATATAGATTATTACGAATCCAACTCTGGGTTTACATTCCCGAAAGGTACAGGTAAGACTGCGGTTTTTATGTCAGGTTTATTATGGGGTGCTAATCTAAATAGATCGGGAGAAGTTGATCCACATGTCGGAGGTTCAGTGTATAGAACAGGATTACAAGGTGGTAAAATATTATCACCTGGTATACCAGAAGATTTTAATCTTCCGCACGTGAGAATTTATAGAGTACGACCTGATGTTTATCCTGGTGGGCCTTGGGTAGATTTATCTGTTGAAGCATACGATGAAAATAAAACTGAATTTGAAATCAGAACTCAGTATGAAGTGGATTGGGTTGAGTGGAGAGCTCAAGATGGTGCCCCTTTTAAAGATGTTGATGAAGATGGAAATTATAATCCAAATGTGGATGTACCAGGAATATCAGGTGCAGCACAAACAATCTGGTTTGTCGCCAATGATCTTGATGCTGCAAGAACAACTTTTATGTACGGTACAATGCCTATGGGAATTGAGTACCAGGCAACATACTGGGAATATCACAATGGGAGTTTTCTCGATAATTTATTTTTTAGAAAATACAAGCTGATTAATAAAAGTGATGTTGCATTTTCTGATATGTATATATCAATGTGGTCTGACCCTGATATTGGCAATTCAGGTGATGATTTCGTTGGCTGTGATACAACGCTGAATATAATCTATGCTTACAATGGATATGAATATGATCCCGTTTACGATGATTATCCGCCGCCTGCAATTGGTTTTGATTTGTTGAAAGGTCCAACTATTCAAGGAAATCAAATTCTTCCCATGACGGCTGCATATTATTTCACACAGAATCATCCCGAATTAACTGATCCAGTTCAAGGTTCTTATCCTGAAGGAGCTGTACGTTTTTATAATTTCATGCAAGGACTAATCGGATTAACCGGAGAACCATTTATTAATCCAACTACCGGGCTTCCAACTAGTTATACATTGTCTGGTAACCCATTGACGGGAGAAGGTTGGATTGACGGGGATCCTTATGGACCCGGAGATAGAAGAGTTGGATTAGCTTCTGGTCCCTTTACGATGGCAGTTGGTGATACACAAGAAATAGTAATTGCAGAAATTGCTGCAATTGGTTTTAACAGACTTCAAGCTTATAGAATTTTAAAATATTATGACGCATTAACACAGGAAGCATTTGATAACGGTCTTCAGAACATCGCAAATATGCCACCCAGAACAGAAGTGCCCGAGGCAGTGGTTACCGGCACCAGCTGGAAAATAAAATTGAACTGGGGATTAGATACTGCTTCAGTTCAATCAATAGAAAATTTTAATCAGAACGGATATGAGTTCCAGGGTTACAATGTTTATCAATTAGCAAGTCCTCTACCAATCAAAGAAAATGCAGTGAGAATTGCAACTTTTGATAAAGTTGATGGAGTAACTGAAATAGAAGGCATAGTGATGGATCCTGAAACTGGGTTGCCCGTAAACGGTATTCAACAATTTGGATCTGATTCAGGAATTGAAAGATCATTACTAACAAATTATGACTACGTTGAGAATACACATATGAGAGTTGGTAAAAAGTATTATTTCGCTGTTACTGCATATACATATAATTTTGATCCGCTTGCCGTTCCAAATAATTCAGAAAGTTTATTAGAAGTAATTGAAGCTGTATTTTATGATAGCCTAGGAGGAGCTAGTTATGGTGATTCAATTCTGGTAACACATTCACAAGGAAGTGGTGATGGGAAGGTGTATGTGGTGGTAGATGATCCAACACAACTTACAGGTGATGACTATGAAGTCTTCTTCAATCAACAGCAGTATTATCGCAACGAATTTGGTGAGTGGGTACCAGGATTCCCAGGACGACCAAGTGGTCCGGATACTTTAACAGGTTCATCAATTAGTATGGCTGCCACATACGGTCCTGTTGCTGGTAGTCTGGAAATCAGTTGTTTATTAGATCTTGTAAGTCCTGATAATAATTGGGCTGATGGTATCACTTTAACTTTCCCAGTGGGAACTACGATAATTGAAGCTATTCCATTTAATGCAAACAATGGATATATAGTTCCTGAGATAGTTGGCAATACTTTAAATCTTGGAATCGTAAATGGTCCGCCAACAGGTAACGGTGCATTTACAGGAGGTGAAGAGTGGAAGGTATCTATAATGCCATATCAATTACCTCTAACGGTTGAATGGATAATTTATGATGATGGCTATTCGGGAGGAACTGTTAATGCTGTTGGTTATACTGAAATCACTTCGGTTGGATATGCAACAAAAATTGAAGATCATTGGAATGTTCTTAATCTTACAACTCAGGATACAGTGCTGGAAGATCAAACTGTGATAATGGGTTACGATCTTTACACAGGAGAATATGTTGGTGATCCAGTTGCTGAAGGTTTTAAAATCTCAGTCGATGTTAATTACGAAAAACCAAAAACGATGGGTAGTGTTTTAGTTAATGGAACTGAACTTTCTTATTCTGAAGGTAATTTTTGGTGGACAGGAGATAATTTTACTGTTTGTGATTTTACCATGTTCGGTTATGAGGATGGTTATGCTGCAACTTCATTACCGGTCTATGGCGGAGCTGGTGGGACAACAAATATAAATGTACTCCAGCAAGATTTAGAATTCCGTTGGACGGGTATCCTAATTGATACAATTGCGAACGGTGTCAATATAACTATTACTTCATCAGGAGGTTCAATTGCAACTTTATTTGGAGCCAGCACATATGATCTTACATATCATCCAATGAATCCAAATTATGGTTTTTCAGATGAGCCATTTACAGTCCGTGTTCCTTTTGAAGTGTGGAATGTGGATCAAAATCAGCAGGTCAATCTTGTATTCTGGGATAGGTCTGGTAATCCAACTATTAGTGGCGGTGCAGTTTGGAATCAAACAAACAGAGTTTATACATGGGTAGTAAACACTTCATATAGTCCTGATCTAATTGACGTAACTTCACAAATGGTTGCAGATAATGCAACATGGAATGTCGTTTATTATTTATCCACCTTTTCTCTGAATGATTTAGTTTATATAACCTATAATAATCCAACCCAATTTGGCATTGATCTGTTTAATTTCACCACACCTGAACCTGTAGTATCAGTTAATGACGAAACTATTCCAACAAGGTTTCAGGTTTTTCAGAACTATCCAAATCCTTTTAATCCCTTAACCGTTATCAGATTTACTCTGCCCCATCAGAGTTTAGTTAAATTGAATATTTACAATATACTTGGTGAACGAGTTGCACAATTGGTAAACACGGAACTTAACGCTGGCATACACGAGGTTGTATTTAATGGTCATAATCTTGCAAGCGGAGTTTATTTCTATTCATTAGATGTTCAGAATAAATTCTTTGAAGTAAAGAAAATGATTTTGATAAAATAGTGCCAAATGTCCTCTCAAGTAATTAAAATTAACCAAAAGACAGAGAACTAACAGCACTATAGTAAATAAGACATTTTTTTGACAAAACCATGACAAACTAAGGTTGTCAATTAATTACAATTGCAATGAGTTCAGAATTGATTTATGAAAACTATCAGAACTCTAATTGAAAATAAATTTAACAATCAGTTTCAGGTGATAAAATGAAAAGAATACTAATAACTCTGTCTTTATTAATGTCATTACTCCTCATTTCCTGCGATCAGAATGAAGCAATCGTAGATTCCGACACGGATACTGTAATCCAGAACTTATCATTCGTTGTCGATACAACTTTTCTAGATTCAGCAAATGATAGACTCGTTGCCAAAGGTACTGTTAAAAATCATGGGAACTCAAAAGTTACATCGCCATGGTATGTAGAGTGTCAGTTTTATACAAATTCATCAAAAACGACTAAACTCGGTGGTAACTATACACAAATTGGAGTTCCGTTAGCGAAGAGCGAATCAACCTTTTGGACAATTACATATTCATCTTCAAACGTGAATGTAAATGATTATCCAAATTTTGCTGTTGGTAACATAAGAGGAATTTATAAATAACTATCCTTGATTTTAATAAAGAATATTTATAGGAGAATTTCAGTTGATAGAATTATTTAAAAAATCTTTACTAGTTTCAAGCGTGGTTATTCTGACGCAAATCAATTTGATTGCTCAAAGCACAACATCTTCTATAAAACAAAACCAGCTCTATCTTGAGTTGGGTGGTAATGGTATGATTTACTCAATCAACTATGAACGATCACTCTCTGAAAATTTTACTCTTCGCGGCGGTTTTGGTATTACACCCGGATTAATTTTTGCAGAAGGAACTTTTATACATATCCCCGTGACTGCCAGTTATCTAATCGGCGGTGTGTCTTCGAAATTCGAAACCGGGCTTGGTGTAACATACTTTGCAGGAACTGACATCGAAGTTTTTGGTTTACCTTCGGATGATCAATCTTTGATTTTTTTAACAGGTATAGTTGGATATAGATATATAAGCCCTGGTGGATTTGTATTTCGGATTGCATTTACT is from Ignavibacteriota bacterium and encodes:
- a CDS encoding BamA/TamA family outer membrane protein, encoding MNNNYKPAEFILLLIISFSSQSSAQTDTTERAGIELFPIISYDTDAGFGYGAKAFFYNQFNTQESFDIILFNSTKGEQWYKFVFSTPDFENRQGTKFPFALDITLEYDKWKNYRLYYYGWDNQSSDFLNPAVEFNDLAASEYLESKIILNHAFQSDLTGLLAFKFSSLNIYDIRRDENLTTPDKVDNKLLDDPSVKFISININGKWDTRNSFINPSTGLVLEIELEYAPDILDDNSSFFRQAFVVRYFTEIFFENLILASRAMEQISIPEAGSSEFLAIPVGGGNTLRGVPMDKFRFKSLLLFNNELRYKIWWRFGAIAGLDIGYGSNKDLYPENTIKWIVNPVAGLRFFMDNFIVRADVGYYNGDIGFYLNFGHIY
- a CDS encoding T9SS type A sorting domain-containing protein, with amino-acid sequence MQQQSDHFGSNGPDEIGNGNNNLFGNSKPQELVFLNSLNISNYGEPTSWNGPWSNTNLENIRDKTFPYAIRATAGLLFWFANEVDLITNIEEAQVIFPIDLILHQNYPNPFNPNTVISYQLPVSSDVTLKIYDVLGNEVATLVDDYKLAGSYEVEFNASTLPSGVYFYQLRTRGPEINSGQGIVETKKMILLK
- a CDS encoding T9SS type A sorting domain-containing protein, which gives rise to MKYIIYTLMLVLMLICSIVYPQKPEMLNKPTSTVGDPIRAYLNLNNISTIFKNDGISDIDYYESNSGFTFPKGTGKTAVFMSGLLWGANLNRSGEVDPHVGGSVYRTGLQGGKILSPGIPEDFNLPHVRIYRVRPDVYPGGPWVDLSVEAYDENKTEFEIRTQYEVDWVEWRAQDGAPFKDVDEDGNYNPNVDVPGISGAAQTIWFVANDLDAARTTFMYGTMPMGIEYQATYWEYHNGSFLDNLFFRKYKLINKSDVAFSDMYISMWSDPDIGNSGDDFVGCDTTLNIIYAYNGYEYDPVYDDYPPPAIGFDLLKGPTIQGNQILPMTAAYYFTQNHPELTDPVQGSYPEGAVRFYNFMQGLIGLTGEPFINPTTGLPTSYTLSGNPLTGEGWIDGDPYGPGDRRVGLASGPFTMAVGDTQEIVIAEIAAIGFNRLQAYRILKYYDALTQEAFDNGLQNIANMPPRTEVPEAVVTGTSWKIKLNWGLDTASVQSIENFNQNGYEFQGYNVYQLASPLPIKENAVRIATFDKVDGVTEIEGIVMDPETGLPVNGIQQFGSDSGIERSLLTNYDYVENTHMRVGKKYYFAVTAYTYNFDPLAVPNNSESLLEVIEAVFYDSLGGASYGDSILVTHSQGSGDGKVYVVVDDPTQLTGDDYEVFFNQQQYYRNEFGEWVPGFPGRPSGPDTLTGSSISMAATYGPVAGSLEISCLLDLVSPDNNWADGITLTFPVGTTIIEAIPFNANNGYIVPEIVGNTLNLGIVNGPPTGNGAFTGGEEWKVSIMPYQLPLTVEWIIYDDGYSGGTVNAVGYTEITSVGYATKIEDHWNVLNLTTQDTVLEDQTVIMGYDLYTGEYVGDPVAEGFKISVDVNYEKPKTMGSVLVNGTELSYSEGNFWWTGDNFTVCDFTMFGYEDGYAATSLPVYGGAGGTTNINVLQQDLEFRWTGILIDTIANGVNITITSSGGSIATLFGASTYDLTYHPMNPNYGFSDEPFTVRVPFEVWNVDQNQQVNLVFWDRSGNPTISGGAVWNQTNRVYTWVVNTSYSPDLIDVTSQMVADNATWNVVYYLSTFSLNDLVYITYNNPTQFGIDLFNFTTPEPVVSVNDETIPTRFQVFQNYPNPFNPLTVIRFTLPHQSLVKLNIYNILGERVAQLVNTELNAGIHEVVFNGHNLASGVYFYSLDVQNKFFEVKKMILIK
- a CDS encoding alpha/beta fold hydrolase, producing the protein MNKNYISIFFILFISLFSNPQSFESSSRQTLISTPVIYVPGIMGSALYDDINYDNKLIADEKAWFGPQFFTHSLWLKSNGIDPDGNYNIKVAPLRNDTANTLRDELLNVPMDLFKGFFDNMEANGYLLDDYDDIHNEGENLFCFTYDWRKNNLTNAELLSFFIDSVRNWTGANQVNLVGHSMGGIVSKTCIKNFDKSRIKNMVFIATPHLGAPEMLTVMLKGKLFEWLNFVNEIEWLAARSLARNLPSCYQLIPSSGYFDLSLNNGFSSNINIYSECFQIPNGNFVDYSGLLSYLLSYQSCIIEDLNDGLLNNSEVFKQSIDTLDFGQVEVINIVGHNQWTIGKNRVIDGGPPLYCKTIEYSRNLNGDFTVPVRSAELINGQIFEHTYYVPNIPHHEMPGSLETLEILQGIFANPPNYNFPQYSEPPVSYKDIIVNVENDPDFHKSFYLSQNYPNPFNPSTKISWQSPVGSWQTIKIYDVLGNEVATLVNEYKPAGSYEVEFNASPLPSGVYFYQLLVSAGRSPDVKTENYIETKKMVLLK